Part of the Pseudobdellovibrionaceae bacterium genome, CTCCTGAATTCACGATCATGGAGTCGCCGATTTGCACGTCGTGCACGGCCGCCAGATCGCGCGCCGAGACGACCCAAAAGGGAATCTCTTTCGTGTGGCGGCGGCACAGCTCATTCAGGCGCCGGGCCAGAACGTGCGGATCCGAACCCACCAGAAAAATGGGTTGTCCCTCAAGGATCGCTTCTTCGACGCGGGGGTGGTAGCGGAACATCGGAACGGAGCATCCGGGACCAGGGTCCAGGATGTCAATGGGCGGGTGTCTCAAGTTGAGCCGCGGCTAGTTCTTTCCGGGACGGCGCTGCTACAATAGGCAAATGACAAAGAGACTCCCGATCTTCTTGATGCTCTTCGTAATTTTCAGTGCGGCTCCCGGCTGGTCGTTGACCGAAACCGAGCGCACCCAACTGCGGTCGGTGCGGGAATGGTATCCGCAGCAGGCCTGCCGTGAAAGCCGCGAGCTTGGGCAGTGCTTCCGCTGGGCCGCGAGCGACTGCGAGTCTAAAACGACGAAGGCCATCGATGCCTGCTTGAAACGCCTGGATCGCAAAACCCGCGGCTCCGCTTCGGGGGACCTCGCGTACTGGGAGCGGCAAGTGCTCGTCTGCGCGTTTAACGATCTAAGGGGCCGTTACGGGAAGATCTTTGTGGGCGGGGCCATGTGCGACATGAGCGGAGGTGCCGAATGATGCGCCCTCTGATCTCGGTTTCTTTTTTGGGCTCGTTTCTTTTGTCTTCGATCACGTACGCGCAGTCGCAGACCGGCGACACGGCGACGGCCGCGCGTACGGCGATGGCTTGTCACCAGAGTTTCAAAGACCATGCGCCCAAAGGACGTTACGAAGTCTGGCAGAAAGACGAAATGATTTTCGCGCGCTCGATCGCCAGCGACCCCAGCGTCGCCGGACGTGACGGCACCACCTATCTGCAGCTCTCTTTCACGGATGGGAATAAAGTGTTCGCGGCGAAGGTGCCGTCGCCCTCGTCGAAGGATTCCTCGGGCAAAGACCGGCAGAAATTTTACTACGCCGACCACAACTTCAAACTGAACTTTCCGGGCGGGAAGAGTTACTGCGTCAGCATCAAACCCCAGCTCGGCACCGATGAAATGAAACGTTATGAAAATTCTCCTCCGGCCCAGTGCGCGGCGGATCCGGCGATCGCGGTTACGGAAGTCAAAGACACCGAAGCCCAACGCCATCTCGACAACATCCATACGCGCATGAGCGATGCCCTGGGGCTTTCGCTTCACCTTTCGGAAAGATGTAAAGCCGAAGGCCGCTGCGATCGTGAACGCCCGGAGGCCCGTTTGGTCGGGTTCAGCGGCGGTGCCTGTCGCGCCATCAATTATCTGCGTTCGGATCTACGGCGTTTGGATGCGTACGCCGCGAAGTACGGAAATTCCAACGAAGGCGTCGCCACCGATGGCGCTCGCGCGGGCGACGGCGTTCAGTAACGGCTTTCGTTCCCTAGAAGTTTCTCGGATTTCATCCGCCGGAGCGTGCCCCACTCGAAGGTGGCGGGGATCCCGCGCTCCAGATCAATGTATTCCCTGAGTCCCAAGAGGCGCCGGTGCTCCGGATCGCGCGCCATCGCCATCAGGTCGATCGCGGTCGTCGCGCAGTTGTTGTACAGAAGCTGGTAGACGCTTTGAAAACTCTCGCGGCCCGAGTACTCGAGCGCGAGTTCGAACAAACGTCGCGACTCCCGCGCATCGAGCTTCGTATCGTAACGTTTGAGCGGGAAGCCCAAGGCGGCGGATTCGTTTTGATAGTGATCCAGGCTCGAGATCCGGTACGCCATCGCGTAACGGCCCAAGAGAGCGTCGAACAGGCCGTAGGGTTGATTTTGCGGCGGCACGCCCTCGGCCGAAATCACGAGGCCCGGCACGTCCAGGCGGCGCGCGGGATCACCGCTTTGCGGTTTCAACACCACGTGCGGCAGGTGAAAACCCATCGCGACGTGGTTGATGATGGACGTGAAGTTTTGGAAGAGGATTTCGCTGCCGGTGATCTCATTGGGATCGACGGTCGTCGTCCAGTATTCTCCGCCGTGCAGGATGTTCGCGATTTCGATGCTCGCACCATGCTCGGCCAGGATCTTCAGCGCGCGGTACTTGCAGTTGTCGATGCAAACGCCGCCGAAACTTCCGAAGTTGAGCGCCCACGCCGGATCGTGCGGGTCGCCTTCCGTCGTCGGGCAGGCGCAACCGACCTTCGTGACGGTCAGGGCTTGCGCCGCCGGGATGCCCGGTCGTGCCCACCACAGGCTCGCGATGAGAACTCCACCCACGAGCGCCGCCAGCGCGAGTCCGAATTGAAGGCGCCGCGAGCGCACGTGCGTGAAGAGTTTCGACATCAGTAGCCCGACCACTCCATGTAGCTGTCGTAACGGATCGGCTCGAGGTCTTGGTTGAAGGCCCCGTGCGCTTGCCAGCTCACGTCGGCGCCGACGTCGCAGCCTGCGGCCACGGCTTCGTCTTCGGTTTCAAAGTATTGATAGTTTTCCTCTTCAAGGTCGCAACCTTTCTGGAAGTAGCCGATCGCGCCGCCGACCGCTTGGCCGTCGAGCAGAAGAACGTTCACCCAGTGGATTTCGGTCTCGCCGACGCGCGAGTGTTCATCTTCGATTTCGAAGCTCACGTTGTCCTGCATGAAGGCGTCCATCTTCTTGGCGAATTCCAGCGCTGCGGGATTCTTGACCTTCTCCATGGCTTTGGGTTCGGCGATGTCGATGGCTTCGAGGTTCGAGTATTTTTCGACATCGAAGCCTTGAATCAGTGCTTCTTGATCGTCGGGGGTCAACGCCTTCCACTGCTCCAGCGTCAGCGTTTCGGCGAAAGCCGAGAATCCGAAAGTCAAAACGGTGGCGAAGGTCAGAATGGCGCGAATCATGAAAACCCCTTTTTGATCGTTGATGAGGACCGATGACCGGTTTCGATCATAGGGCGTGAACCCGGTCAAATCAGCGTTGGCCGGGCGGGGGGATTCGGAAGTTTTTCTAAGGGGAAAAACCGGATCGACGTTAAGCGACGCTGAAGATCAAAGCGATGACGACGGTGGAACCTAGAATGGCGATGACGGAGCGGGCAATCATGGATTTCATAGCTTCCAAGGTTGCCACTCACGCGGGATGACGACAAGGGGTACGCTCGGACGTAAGTCGAGCGTACGCGCTGAATTACCGTAAGTTCTTCTGTGCGAAATCCCAGTTCACGATCTTCCAAAACGCCGCGAGATAGTCGGGACGGCGGTTCCGATGGTCGATGTAGTAAGCGTGCTCCCAAACGTCGCAGGTCAGAAGCGGGGTGAGCCCCTCCGTCAAAGGGCAACCCGCATTGGACGTCGAGACCAGCTGCAGGCGGCCCTCGCGATTTTGCACGAGCCAGCCCCAGCCCGAGCCGAACTGTTTGATCGAGATATCCGCGAATTTGTCTTTGAATTCGGCGACCGAGCCGAAGTCGCGCGCGAGGGCGCGGGCGAGTTCACCCTTCGGCTCGCCGCCGCCTTGGGGGGACAGACAATTCCAGAAGAACGTGTGGTTCCAGACCTGGGCGGCGTTGTTGAAAATGGGGCCGCTCGCGGTCTTCACGAGGGTCTCGAGATCTTGACCGTCGTGCGCGCTTCCGGGAACGAGTTTGTTCAAGTTGTCGACGTAGGTTTTGTGGTGTTTTCCGTGGTGATACTCGAGCGTTTCTTTCGACATATGGGGTGCGAGCGCATCGAGAGCGTAAGGGAGCGGGGGCAGTTCGTAAGTCATTTGGGTTTCACTTTCTAGAGGTTGGGAACACTTGGTGTTTGATGTTGGAGCACTTCGTGTTCTTATTCACGCTACGACCTCAAGTTAACTTGAGGTCAAGGGGGAATTCATTTTGACCCGAGGCTTGCCCCGGTTTAAGACCTGGGTATGAAGAAGACGCCTGCCAAACTTTCCACGGATGAGCTTTCGGTCGGCGAGGTCGCGGCGCGGGCGGGGATCGCGGTCTCGGCGCTGCATTTCTACGAAGCCAAAGGATTGATCGCGGGCCGCCGTAACAACGGGAATCAGCGCCGCTATCCGCGCGCGGTCCTGCGCCTGGTTTCACTTATCCGCGTCGCGCAGGGACTCGGCTTCACGTTGAAAGAAATCAAAAACGCGTTGGGCGTGGTCCCGAAAGATCGCCCGCCCACGAAAGAGGAGTGGGCTCGCCTGGGCCGTTCGTGGCGCGAAGACCTGGACGCACGGATCGAAACGATGACCCGGCTGCGCGATCAGCTGACGGGTTGTATCGGTTGCGGCTGTTTGTCGATGAAGGAATGTCCGTTACAGAATCCCGGAGATCGCCTGGCGCGTAAAGGTCCGGGGCAACACTTGCTTTAGTGTCGGTTGCGGGGGTGTGCGCTTTTCGGTAAAACGAGCGCGGAAAGTGTGGGGGATGAATGCAAGGGAATCAAACTTCGTTTCTGAAAAGGGGCTTGAAATCCTTCCTGGGTCTTTTCATGACCCCAAGTCAAGTCGCGAGCATCGAAAAGCTTTCGGAGAATTTCGTGCAGGTCGAGCTTTCCGGAAGCCCGATCGAAAAAGCCAAATGGACTCCTGGCGGAAAAATCCAAATCGACGTCGGTGGGTTGAAGTTTCGGACGTTCACCCCTCTGCGTTTCGGTGGGAAAGAAGGGCGCCTCACGATCATCGGCTACCGACGTCCGGGGCATCCCGCGACGGACTGGCTGGACGCGCTTCGCGTGGGTGAGGCTTGCGAAGTCTTCGGGCCGCGGGACTCGCTCGACTTTTCTCGGCTCGAGGGGAATGTCGCCTTGTTCGGCGATGAAACCTCCTTCGGGATCGCGCGCGTCTTGCGCGGGGTCATCGGTCCGCGCGCTCACATTTTTCTAGAGTTGAATTCCTTGGTCGAGGGGCGGGACGTTCTCGCGCGACTGGGGATCGAAGCCGCGCAGACTCACGAGCGCGTCGCCGACGGCGCCCATCTTGCCGCGCTCGCGCGGGGACTCATCGAAAAGAGCGGCGAGTTCTCGACCCTTTTCCTGACGGGGCGGGCGAGTTCGATCCAGCGTCTGCGCACGCTTCTGAAAGAGGCCGGCGTTCCTGGCGGTAAACTCAAAACCCGTCCCTACTGGGCGGACGGAAAAGCGGGGCTTGACTAAGCATGCCGGAACTTCCCGAGGTCGAAACCCTTCGTCGTGAACTGAGCGAGGCGCTTCTCGAAAAAGCGGTGTTTCGCGGTCTTCAACTTTTGCGACCCGATTTGCGCGATCCCATTCCGAAGAAGAAAATTGAAACCCTGCGCGGGCAAAAGCTGGTCGGCGTGCGTCGCCGCGCAAAGTATCTGCTCTTTGATTTTGAGACGGGGAGCCTGATCTCGCATTTGGGGATGACGGGCTCGTGGCGAAAACTCGCGCGCGGCGAGCGTCCGGACAAAAAAGCGCACGATCACCTCGTGCTGGATCTGGGCAAGGATCTGCAATTCGCGTTTCGCGATCCCCGGCGCTTCGGGATTCTGGATTTTCACGCCGGACTTGATATTGAGCGTCATAAACGTTTCAAGCATCTGGGGCCCGAGCCGCTCGATCCACTTCTGACGGCGGAGCTGTTCTGGGCGCGCCTGCGGGGCGGGAAATCGATGATCAAAACCCACATCATGAATCAGAAAGTGGTGGTGGGCGTCGGGAATAT contains:
- a CDS encoding DUF4105 domain-containing protein, translating into MSKLFTHVRSRRLQFGLALAALVGGVLIASLWWARPGIPAAQALTVTKVGCACPTTEGDPHDPAWALNFGSFGGVCIDNCKYRALKILAEHGASIEIANILHGGEYWTTTVDPNEITGSEILFQNFTSIINHVAMGFHLPHVVLKPQSGDPARRLDVPGLVISAEGVPPQNQPYGLFDALLGRYAMAYRISSLDHYQNESAALGFPLKRYDTKLDARESRRLFELALEYSGRESFQSVYQLLYNNCATTAIDLMAMARDPEHRRLLGLREYIDLERGIPATFEWGTLRRMKSEKLLGNESRY
- a CDS encoding superoxide dismutase [Fe] (SodB; iron binding; present under aerobic and anaerobic conditions; destroys free radicals) — protein: MTYELPPLPYALDALAPHMSKETLEYHHGKHHKTYVDNLNKLVPGSAHDGQDLETLVKTASGPIFNNAAQVWNHTFFWNCLSPQGGGEPKGELARALARDFGSVAEFKDKFADISIKQFGSGWGWLVQNREGRLQLVSTSNAGCPLTEGLTPLLTCDVWEHAYYIDHRNRRPDYLAAFWKIVNWDFAQKNLR
- the soxR gene encoding redox-sensitive transcriptional activator SoxR, producing MKKTPAKLSTDELSVGEVAARAGIAVSALHFYEAKGLIAGRRNNGNQRRYPRAVLRLVSLIRVAQGLGFTLKEIKNALGVVPKDRPPTKEEWARLGRSWREDLDARIETMTRLRDQLTGCIGCGCLSMKECPLQNPGDRLARKGPGQHLL
- a CDS encoding SIP domain-containing protein, which produces MTPSQVASIEKLSENFVQVELSGSPIEKAKWTPGGKIQIDVGGLKFRTFTPLRFGGKEGRLTIIGYRRPGHPATDWLDALRVGEACEVFGPRDSLDFSRLEGNVALFGDETSFGIARVLRGVIGPRAHIFLELNSLVEGRDVLARLGIEAAQTHERVADGAHLAALARGLIEKSGEFSTLFLTGRASSIQRLRTLLKEAGVPGGKLKTRPYWADGKAGLD
- the mutM gene encoding bifunctional DNA-formamidopyrimidine glycosylase/DNA-(apurinic or apyrimidinic site) lyase, producing the protein MPELPEVETLRRELSEALLEKAVFRGLQLLRPDLRDPIPKKKIETLRGQKLVGVRRRAKYLLFDFETGSLISHLGMTGSWRKLARGERPDKKAHDHLVLDLGKDLQFAFRDPRRFGILDFHAGLDIERHKRFKHLGPEPLDPLLTAELFWARLRGGKSMIKTHIMNQKVVVGVGNIYASEALFRAGISPRRRAGKVTSREASKLLTEIRIILEAAIRAGGSTIRDYRSLSQGEGGFQNQHLVYGRDLSPCPNCHTPIRQAVIGGRSSYWCPHCQH